From the genome of Branchiostoma floridae strain S238N-H82 chromosome 8, Bfl_VNyyK, whole genome shotgun sequence:
TCAGAAGCCAGGGCATGTCATAAAGGTTACAATAATTTGTCAAAGGACTGTTTTTCTTAACCTGAAGATCGTTTATAAGTTAGGGAATATATTAAATTTCCGATTGTTATTTTAGAAAGCTTTCTCAAGATTTATTTGGCCACATCACTATGCTTAATCTTGATATCCCTGTGGATCACCATTACGTCTTCTTAAATCTATATAATGCTCCAAACAGAGTTAGGGCATTTGTCGAAGGTTCTGATTGTTTGTCTTAAAGACACTCTAAGCAATCACAGCATCTTCATAGGAGCGAGTTTAGTTCATCTAAAGTCATTTCCAACATACCACGTATTTACGTAAGGTTTGGTTCCACCTGTACGATAAAGGATGTACTTATTTATCCCAGTGACCACCAGGAGAAGCTGGGGTTCTGTACCCTAGAGTGCCCTGGGTACGAGGTGTTGTGCACCCGGGACGGTTATGAGGTCCGGAGGTACGAGAGCTCGGTGTGGGTGACGACTGTCGTCACGGACTTCAGCTACGTCACGGGGACAACACGGGCGTTCTGGAGGCTGTTCAACTACATCACCGGGGAGAATGAAGGAGGTGGGGGAATGTTTGAAGAAAAAGTCTCTTTACCCTCTCTCTAAGCTTATCTATCTCTAATATCAATTAACATACCCTATGAGTCTTGAAAACCATGGAGGTTATAATTCATGGTTTGTAAAATTGTAGGAGGATCAAAATAAATTTGACTTCTATggtaacctttattcgcggggttaACCTATGTCTGCTGTGTCTAAAATATGGCATGTATGGATATCCAGTCGAAGCACGGTGGTTTCAGATCGCAATATTTTCAAcacattgtagtttgaaaccaccgtcggtcgacttgatatctcgaTATACCATCGGTTTTAGATACAACGGTTACAAGATACCACCgtacgaataaaggttaactagtgTCAATTAGAGAGCAATACACGGAAATGTTGCTTCATCGCCCACTGAAGGCCTGAGTATTAAGATGACCCAGTCAGTCCTTCCTAACACAGCTTTAAGCGTAAGAACTCGATGGAGCTTATGTGGTTTATGATTCATGGTTTATGAAATTGTATAAGGATTAAAGCAGATTTGACTTCTACGGTGATTAGATATCAGTATACTAATGATAAGAATTTTGCTTCTTCCCCCATTGAAGGCCTGACTATCGAGATGACCCAGCCCGTCCTGGTCACCATCCCCAAGGATAAGGACGGCTGGTTCTACCGCGATTACGTCGTCGCCTTCATGATTCCCAGGGTGCACTGGGAAAACCCTCCGCTGCCGACAGACTCAACGGTGAGTGAGGAAGAGCAGTTTCATTTCGTGTGGTTGGTTGTAAAGAAGTGGTTGTTACCTCAGTCCGACAGAGGGAGGTTTTTATACCTGCTTGTCTGGTCGTCTGTCTCGATCTCTCCGCTTCTCTGTGCCTATCTtggtctgtctgtcagtctctCTCCTATCTCTGTCTctagctgtctgtctgtctgtctcctttctctgtctcttcgtctctctctctctctctctctctctctctctctctctctctctctctctctctctctctctctctctctctctctctctttctgtcggTCTCTGTCTCTGCGTCTCTCTACGTTCCAGTCAGAAAACAGTTATGGTAAGTTAAttgttttcttcctttttgcaaTGTACagctcatttttttcttccccGTAGCTGAACATAGAAAGCCGGCCGGAGGAGGTAGTGTTTGTCCAGTCGTCCTCCGGCTGGCTGACCGGCTGGAGCGCCGACACGATGCAGGAGGACTTGGTCGGGAAGCTGCAGAGGAACGGAGAGGTCTTTACAGATGAAGGAGTCATCACCGCTACGTACCAGCCGTAAGTACCATTAAATAAAGTTCCAAGGAGAGGTTGGATAGGAAATCGCTTCATCGCTTTTGCCCCTTTCTGCTTGTtacttgcttgtttgtttgtttgtttgtttgtttgtttgtttgtttgtactgcatacccggtaaagcGTCTCATGACGTAACACACCTAAGATTAGCTAAgaacgtccctaaccgaagctataggtacttattacctccatgaaatgtcatggatgttattttttctgttatgtgtctctgtctgtgtacaagattactcaagaacggatggatggattggtttcatacttgttgtgttggtgggctgtgataaaagctcgaatcgatgtgattttgggcgccgtatctgtcgttataatcgatgtaataatatcagaaatcccccctatatctgcgatatattggaggcatcgtgctttaagtgtttgttaatgggcttagctccaagcagatagtgaggtgatttgtatgacagctgtttggggaaccccgagtttttttaatatgataattagttttatttatgtctgcttaggatatcatggagatgtgaagcgtaagtataattgtaagaagttgaggtacatttaacggtaatgcttaacaggtatggatgtctcacatactgaactgctgatttgagtgacatggtgattaaaatgccattaggtcctctcatcttagatgggttgggtgtcagaagttttatgggcgatacagatgttctgatttcgttacgataagggacagttgttagttgtctctttcgtagccaatggtacttgttttttagcagacggggttggcgccaagtattcatcttacagttgatgtagggctatcagaggaaagtgtgcatctcatttttgtaccgtgtgaacagctgatgttatgacatattggtggaaaatcaaatcaccatctgactgaagttggccacatcccttcttctttctgagtttcccaacttcctcccaccacaccgctctgaggcacatggtcgaacctcaataatgctgacaaccttagacagtttaaatgccagacatcaagcttaaggaacaccacgctaccatatgccgtcgacctcttaaacgcacattacacaattaagtgtcacattttgataattactaatcagatggacatcctctgtgtcattaaataaatacaccactactttcccataacatttataaccattactctaaaatacaaccgactataaacatacataccatccacaaaaaaacaataaatatttcatggaggtatgaggtccccgaactctagtttacacCTGAGTCGAGTGAGAAAATTGGTGTTAAGAACCCTTTCTAATAGCATAGTCATGGTCATGGGGTGTTCTTTCCAGTCCCTCTATGTACGAAAACAGTTGAACTCTTTATTTCCTTCTTTGTCTCTCCAGCCCCTACCAGATGACCGACCGGCACAACGAGGTCTGGGTTCTGGGTGGAGACGGATACATCCGGGGCTCCTATATCCCGTCATGCCTCAAGGAATCGAACGTCGGTGACGTCATCCCCGTCCAGGACGTTCCTGAGGGGTGTGACGTCAGGGAATGCGCGCCCTTCTCAACAGTTGAGAGGAAGACTTCCAGTAACTTCATCGAGAGGACCATGGCGCCCAGTAAGACTTCCTATTTAACATCAACACGCCCGTCATATCATTAAGGtttctcggttggctaaattggcattttgaccttccggtgttttcttattaatgaattaagaacgaatggagccgtaacgaatgttgatagatgggcattaaagaattctaagtCTGAattttggggggccaaattgatgacgtcatcatttttatcgcctctgatattatttttttctatgacaaaatacagcactttggtacataccactgtaatgaaacttcgtttttcgctgcataatgataaaagctacaaactcacggttgcgcaaattgatatttactattgatctgtagtaattacaaaatgtttgttttcatctaattaaaaaaaattaattgttaataactacagatcgttagtagatatcagtttgcgcaaccgtgagtttgtagcttttatcattatgcaacgaaaaacgaagtttcattacagtggtatgtaccaaagtgctgtattttgtcatagaaaaaaatattatcagaggcaataaaatgatgacgtcatcaatttggccccccaaaaaatcagatttagaattctttgatGCCCAtatatcaacattcgttacggctccattcgttCTTAATTCATTTACAAGAAAACAGTAGAAGGTCAagatgccaatttagccaaccgagaaaCCTTAAAAGATGGACAACCCCACGTTTGTAAGAATAAAGGCTACAGATAGCTGTTTTACATTAAGATCGCCAAAGGCAAAAACTTAGTAGCTATCGAGGAACAATCATGGGATTATATCTACAGCATGGAAAAATATAATTCAAGTACCTGCTGTCCTTTAGAGCCATCTGACTTTCGTATTTTTGTCACTGTTTGCACAATGCCCTAGCAGGATAAACGGACAAACATGtgacgcttgttcacctttatccgcagggtaacctacatccattgtttttttaaacgggGCAATAAtgcatatcaagtcgacggacggtggtttcaaactgcaaatatGGAAAACATGacagtttcatatttaaaatattgcagtttaaaccaccgtccgtcgacgtATTATCCCTAAACACTCTGTTTTTaagcacaacggatataggttaccccgcggataaaagtgaactaatgTTATGCCATGTGAGTTCTAGTCGAGAAATCTGTATATTGATGCCTAAGACCCGTGATTTTGTTTTAGTCAAAGGAgaacattttattttctttatcctCCCCGCCACAGCTAAGGGCGTGTGTATCACTTCCAGCCCGGGAGAAGACTGGGAGGCGGGAACCTACCGGACCTACCTGCCGCTGTACAGGTACCTGGACGGGGAGAACAGCCGACAGGCTAAGATAGATGCGACACTGTCAACCTTCATGATGGTAGGTACAGAATAGGGCCTGCTTACATTCGTACGATCTAAAGCTATGAGCGTTCTTGTGATAGCCACACCTGTGTTGCAAGGAATCAGATCATTGTTGCAGTTTTGTCTCTGCGTAGTTGAAACTTGATTCGACGTGAAACTCACAACGGCATACGACTAGTACTAGGATATGGTCGGACCGTAAATAGCGAAAAGAACACTGGTGCCATTGTGTTCGTCTTCACGAGGAATTCTTGGAGTTACAGTTTTTGAATTCCATAACGCTGTTTTTTGGTCGTTAAATAATGCCCCCTTCCATCTATTTCTGAACTAGTGTGTGGGTTATTGGATTTCTCATCATCTGCCCATCATCTCATGTATCCCTTAGTCTAATCATTTGACCGTTGGGGCTTCACAGAACATCTGGCAACCAGCTTTCACCACCCTAATCGGTTGACAGTGTTTTCTTAATATTTTACTTTGGTATGGTCATAAAATATATCATGATCAGTTTGATTTTGAAACGAGGTAGTCAGTGATTTTCTGTAATTCCTCTTTTCTGTGACTTCACCTTCCGTACCAGATGCAGACGGATACCTTCCTTTGTGAAGACTGTGCCCAGACCGTCACCACGTGTCTCACGCTACCGAAGGCGGCCTATGACAACCCGCCGCAGCCGAAGGATGGAAGGGTACTAGATATAATTCATCTGAAATTCTAGGTGCTCTGATAACATCACATCagagatgtccctgtagctcaactcgTCCAATCCACAGTTTAGTTGGTTCGAAAGCAGGGAGAACAATGTGTCATTTTCACTTAAGTGTTACCGTAGCTGCTAGAATGACACTGTGTGCTGTAATCATACATTGCTAGTGAGAGCTTCAAAATGACTAACTCTGATGTTCGTGCATGCAGCAGATTCTACAGTCTAATTCATGAAGCTCTCCACAGTGCTTAGCTTGTGTAGTGAAGAGGGTGGTGGTCCTTCCTCTGGACTAATAAGTTTCAATCACGGCATTCATcctactggaaagggtcacGGGCCTTTAATAGGACGGGATATTAAGCCGTGGCTCACCGTTCATAGAAAAGAGCTAAGGGACTTTCCCCGGCACaacgaacctgtaaatactgtaccaGGCcggttaaaaaaaattatacatctcaatctcaagaggatatgtTCTTGTACCATCACACcatgtgccaaatttcaactcattagATGAAAAAacgagcctgttataaaaccagtggcattactttttgaaccggcCTCGTACATAGCATCTGTTTTCTCtttcacgaccagtggaaggaTAGATATTCAGAACTTGctcgagatcactttcacttgTGTGTTGTTAAAGTCTTTGCTATCACGTTACAGCTATTCGTCTACGAGGCACCTACAAGTAATTTCTACCTCATGGCGTTTTCTGGTTATCCCACCAAGAAACATATGGGTAAGATGGCGGCGAAGTTCATGACTATTCTGGATGAAGAAAGCGTGGAATATACGAAGGTGAGTTAAATTTGTTGTACACCCGTAAGATGTAGCAGATAAAGTATTCGTTTACACAATGACATCCTCATACAATATTGTACAGTAAAATCTCTGATTTATTGGTATCATAGTTTTAGCTGTTTGTTTCTCCCATCGTTCACTAGCAATAAAGCAAGTAATTGTGCTTTCTACCATCAGTCTTTCTACATGTTATACCAAAACCTTTTGAATTTAGCCAATGCAGGTAACAGCGTGCAAACAAATATCATTCAGTCTATAAGACGTTCTGTGCAATAGTAGTAACTTCTTTTGCTTTGGTGGCTATTCAAATATGATTGTGACTGTACGACCTGTTCTTAGTTTATTTCTATCCCTAATCTGCTCCGACAGAAGCATTTGGCTATTTGACTACTTAAGGTTTTACTATTTGataattttgactttattttgaacaGGAGTTATAGGCTACgatggatttatttgtttgacgacccctgttattaatacaatattagtagtcaacgatctcctttgcctgttcgaatatattaatgttcgcaTTCAGATTCACGGACCCTGTACGTTATAAACGGGGACTGCTTGGTCAACTCGCAAACTCATCGAGttcaatggatatctatattacttggcatctattgtgtaactccaagTAGAGGAAACGGTAGGGGCGGGGTGTAGTATTGGCCACAACAAGAAATAGCAGTCACTGCTATCCCCCGACGAAATTTCTGCTTAgaaaataggtttgcttattaattactgctggcaaattctgctgcctatttagctaatgtgtactacatttttttctgacaacctaaacaatctagtatatttcttgctcaattataacgcatttccGCTGCCATAACAAATCGATTTAAATGGAAAAACCACAaacgtgtattaccacagaggccCCAAATTTAACTACATGATCATAATAAGGATTCTGCTTTACACCATAAAACAGCGTGTGATCGATGGAAAGGTGTTTTCACCGGCTATATCCCCTTTGCTGAAAGAATCCTTCCTTCAGAATCACtccattctctccctcggccgtggagaaaataattcaagggatagtaaccagtagatgaagataaaatagacattgttgttgtttacgagTTGTTTTCTGGCTTTTTTTCGGGTTCTGATAGGTTGTTCATGGttgctttgatattttttaggtggcttcgagttgttttcggtatttatcgagttgttttcggttgttttcggtatatttgaagttgttttcggttgttttcggttgttttcggttgttttcggtatttagtgagaccgggtTTAACTGATGTGCATGTTTTCTATGTTCCAGGACATGTTCTTTGCTACAGGGTACGATGACTTTGCAGCTAACAACTACACGGAGATCGCCTTAATGAAGGGGAAACCAGACGACTCGATTACACCGGAGATGTGGGAGAAggtaaattttccatttttttccatcatGTTTTGtcgatacagtcaaacctgtctatagcgttcactcaagggactgtagaaatgtggccactatagacaggtggccactatagagaaaaggCTGATCTACTGTCCACGAGCAACAAGCTAACATGGTTTCAGTACcaactaatctttctcaccaagtaacatcgtcatgcgcaatgttggtaaattcgacgacaaagacttgtgtgctctaacgttcaaggcgcgcgtaccttccgctaccgccaaaatgaccctgtcgcgAACTCCAGATCCTCGCaaaatacaatttcaaactcggcgccgggtgacatacggccgctgtatggtcgcaataggcagtgattctgtatcaacgggaccggaaatcgtgtggccgtgacCGCGTTGAACAGGTGGCctctatagactatttcttcatgcttaggtcaatgggaaaaagcCAAGgaaccgacaaaaagtgaccgcaatggccaggtggtcgctatgcaaaggtggccgctaatacaggtttgactgtagtagctAAGATTCAGTTCTTTATAACTAATATTTTCCTGTCTGAGAACAGATTATTGGCACGTCTGTTCTGGCAAACTATGTAAAGTAAAATGATTCCTTAGCCTGTTTGAGGCCGTGGGAGTAGcctgttgttatccactgtgtctagggcatgcaCGGTGTTGGCAGGCGGAGCCattccttccactgccttttacctccccaaccgaagccaTGCAGGGTCCATTTTACATGCACCAGGGTGGAGCGAGGAAATTCGAAATGCCTCTGCCAAGAAACGAACATAACGTCTAACCAGGAAAGCCAGAACGGGTGCTAGCATAGCAACCTGGTCATTCAAAACAGTGTAATATGCAACCGATGAAGAAGGTTCGGTTACCGTCGGCGTTTTTAAATGCCTTACTGTCTTTGAAGATCGCTGGTGCAGGGAACACAGAGAAGGAAGAGACGAATACCGAGGCGGAGGACGATCTAGACATTCTCCCCGCCAGCCGTGTACAGGACGTGCCGTCCGGGTGCCAGGGGCGGGAGTGTCCCGTGTTCAAGATCGTCAGGACTTTCGACGGGTTCGTCGAGAGAGCCACCAAGAAAGGTATGTTAAATAGAAAAGAGTTGACATCgtctgcagcagaacttccttttttttgcatcttttctcctggacatgctatggtcttgatattttagtggtagatatcTAGCTTTCGACGTAGGGAAGAGTAGAAAAATAAAGTTGAGTCGTCCAGCCTCGCGACTGTGGGGACCGGACCAAAGCTAACACGGCTGGACTCTTGGCTTAGTTGGAAAGGTGTCTAATTGTATACGATgatcatatagtaaggttcttttaaaCACAACCAAGGTAGTACTCACTTCCaatgttttgatgtctgtcagacaccatcatcagggttagaatgattagatctgcttctcgctgctactCATAgacgatgtaggtggcgctgcagcagcgagaATACCGTCCTAAACGTGaatcagcttgtatcccccctcatctctgGAAGTAAGTACTATTTtatctttattacctccatgaaaacacctccatgaaaaaatggaggtatagttttgagtgtgtctgtgtgtgtgtctgtgtgtgtgtgtgtctgtgtgtccgcatattgtggtcagcataacttgagaatctcttgatggactacgatgatatttggtatgtgggtaggggttgggaagacgaaggtcaaggtcaattttgggccccctggtgtgtgaccttggtactgcagcgcaacttcc
Proteins encoded in this window:
- the LOC118421532 gene encoding uncharacterized protein LOC118421532, whose protein sequence is MRQYLLLLLFAVACQSATVSDKEPDSDHQEKLGFCTLECPGYEVLCTRDGYEVRRYESSVWVTTVVTDFSYVTGTTRAFWRLFNYITGENEGGLTIEMTQPVLVTIPKDKDGWFYRDYVVAFMIPRVHWENPPLPTDSTLNIESRPEEVVFVQSSSGWLTGWSADTMQEDLVGKLQRNGEVFTDEGVITATYQPPYQMTDRHNEVWVLGGDGYIRGSYIPSCLKESNVGDVIPVQDVPEGCDVRECAPFSTVERKTSSNFIERTMAPTKGVCITSSPGEDWEAGTYRTYLPLYRYLDGENSRQAKIDATLSTFMMMQTDTFLCEDCAQTVTTCLTLPKAAYDNPPQPKDGRLFVYEAPTSNFYLMAFSGYPTKKHMGKMAAKFMTILDEESVEYTKDMFFATGYDDFAANNYTEIALMKGKPDDSITPEMWEKIAGAGNTEKEETNTEAEDDLDILPASRVQDVPSGCQGRECPVFKIVRTFDGFVERATKKAKYACMNTVSGCDYESASLKAVYRLMDYLGGQNSEGITMETPSPVVTWNDLTNLEMGDSCGKKYKTCVILPEMHQDNPPTPTNDEVYVYNSRGPHVYVMPFGGYATDDKIEQLARTFQDRLDAAGVPYKTKYFKVVVYDGPQKAERYNEMWFAKPRNDEDEDVKFDVDTSTYKSATVPAVTFMWDRKCKSSDCPTCPECPDFQVIKSFNNFDERLTPQGTWVDKKFLGCSSKQGPPEMLPLFRYMTGTNTGRVSMERTSPVMTVLWQKDNSKFGCDKDFHVAFWVPEEHDQGNPPYPIEEDVTLYKTQGYTAYVRSFMGPKPNDSDLIQMTKSFMSALDGAGLKYKPDWIKLLEYDGPEVEPEKRLNELWMVKKEE